The following is a genomic window from Pseudomonadota bacterium.
GGTCTTGTCGCAGTTTGTGTCCATTCGACCATTGAACCATCGTAGAGTTTGATGGTGCTCAGACCGGCGACTTCACTGAGCACGAACCAATTGACCGCAGCCCAGTGTCCGGTGTTGCAATAGCTAACAACCTCTTCCGCTTCGGTCAGGCCCTCAGGCAGAAGGCCTTTGAGCTTAGCAAGATCGAGCAGCTTGCCTGACGTTGCATCGAAGGTCTGCGCCTGATCAAAATGGACAGCCCCAGGGATATGACCGGCTGCCTTGGCAGCATTGTGCTTGGCCTTACCCGTGAATTGCTCGGCTGGGCGCCCATCGAGCAGCATCGTTTCGCCATCGTCGAGCGCGGCATGGACGGTTGCGCCATCGACGCGCATCTCTGGTCTCAAATTGGCTTCAAAGATGGTTGCAAGTGGGGCGGAGGGCCCAGTCTCGATTGGGTTGCTTGGATCTGCTGTCCACGCGCGATAGCCGCCATCAAGGATCGCGACAGTATCGTGTCCTGCATATTTAAACGTCCAGTAGACCCGAGCGGCGCTCCCAAAGTCCGACGCGTTGATCCCGGCTGGTACCACCACGACGGTTGTGTCGTTGTCGATCCCGAGAT
Proteins encoded in this region:
- a CDS encoding sulfurtransferase, giving the protein MQLIISTTRWLLGLGVIIAAFVIFLGSPLFAADIKPLVSVDWLKDNAERQDLVILDIRNKIDGGSAESFTRGHIPGSVHSDYLQGGWRTEVDGVIAQAPSGAQLEALIGNLGIDNDTTVVVVPAGINASDFGSAARVYWTFKYAGHDTVAILDGGYRAWTADPSNPIETGPSAPLATIFEANLRPEMRVDGATVHAALDDGETMLLDGRPAEQFTGKAKHNAAKAAGHIPGAVHFDQAQTFDATSGKLLDLAKLKGLLPEGLTEAEEVVSYCNTGHWAAVNWFVLSEVAGLSTIKLYDGSMVEWTQTATRPVAQSPNS